The sequence below is a genomic window from Methanocella sp..
CTGTAAGGCAAAGAGGCCAATCATGCCCGGAGGGTATTCCTTTTTACAGGTATTCACGAAGCGCTCCGCGGCGTCGAAGACCATCTCCAGCTGGCTTTCCCGCATTGTCGCGCCCTGGTGGCCGATCTCGATGTTCTGCGTCGGGATGGAAAGCTCAAGCTGCTCGGCCGCAGGCAGGTCAAGAACGCCGTCCAGGTCCGTCTGGATCCGCCGGTCAAAGCCGAGCAGGTCGATCTCGCCCGTCATGGAAGACCAAAAGAAGTTGGCGTTGAACTTCGCGCCGATGACGTACTCTTCGATGATCGCGTGCTTCAGGTCCTTTGCGCTGATGAGGCCTTTTCGAATGCGCTCTTTAGACTGTTTCTCGTATTCCTCGGGCGACGAGGCATAGAAAAAGGCACGCTCCAGCGGGCGCCCTTTTTCCGTGACTTTAACGATCGACAGGCGGTCTATTTCATCGGGCGATTTGAAAGTCTTAGGCGTCAATATACCCGCTTTCTTGAGAAGGTAAAGCTGATTTTTCGGGGTGTTACGCTCTTCGGTACGGAGCATATACCGGTTGCCCATGAGGGGCACCGTGAATTTTTCCTCGATGTTCTCGTATCCCGTATACACGGCGAAGGAGCGGTTGGGCACGAAGATGGTGTTAAGAGAATTCAGCTTTTTCAGGTTTTTTTCGTCGATGATATCGGCGAACTTGTCCAGGACGATGATGTGGTCGAAGAGGTTTTTATAGTATTTAGCATACGTCTTTTCCCGGCCCTTCTCGCAGACCACAACGGTCTCGAATTTTTCCTGTTTTGCGCCCGAAGCGATCTCGAGAGCCGAGTGTGAGCCCAGAACCCCTATTCTCACCTTTTTAGGGTTGAATTCCCGTACCATTTTCTTGATTTTATCGGTCATCCTTTCTCCTCGCCTGTCCAGCTTGTATCTACTGATTATTACCGCTGGTTAAGGTATATAAAATAATTTGCGGTCTGCTAAAATAATGGCTGAACTTTAAGGAAAAATGATAAAAAAGGAAAGCGGATGAAGATCCATCCGCCTAAGCATCGTAGTACAGGTACATCTCGTATGGATGTGGCCTGATCCTGACGGGGTCGATCTCGTTCTCCCGCTTGTAGCTGATCCAGCCATCCAGGAAGTCCTCGCTGAAGACGCCGCCCTGGGTGAGGTACTTGTGGTCCTCTGCCAGCGCGTTGAGCGCCTGGTCGAGCGAGCCCGGCACGGACTTGATCTTTGCCTTCTCTGCCTCTGGCAGGTGGTAGATGTTCTTGTTGATTGGGCCAAATCCCGCCTTGGTCGGGTCGATCTTGTTCTTGATGCCGTCGACGCCGGCCATCATCATGGCGGCGAACGCCAGGTACGGGTTGCACGTCGAATCCGGCGGTCGGAACTCGATACGCTTGGTCTTGGGGTTGTCCGAGTACATGGGTATACGGACTGCGGCGCTCCTGTTCCTGCTCGAGAAGACCAGGTTCACGGGCGCCTCGTAGCCGGGCACGAGCCTCTTGTACGAGTTGGTGCTCGGGCTGCATAATGCAAGCAATGAGTGGGCGTGAGTCAGTAAGCCGCCGATATAGTATAAAGCGGTCTTCGAGAGCATGCCATACCCGTCCTTGTCGAAGAACAGGGGCTTATCGTTCTTCCACAGGCTCTGGTGGGTGTGCATGCCGCTGCCATTGTCGCCATACATCGGCTTGGGCATGAACGTGGCGGTCTTGCCGTTGCGATTTGCGACGTTCTTGACCACGTACTTGTACATCATGGTCTGGTCCGCGATTTTCTTGAGCGTGTTGAACCGCATGCCGATCTCGGCCTGGCCCCCGGTCGCGACCTCGTGGTGGTGCAGCTCGATCCGCATGCCCATGTCCATCATTGTGCCGACCATCTCGTTCCTGATGTCGATCTGGGTGTCCGTGGGCGCCACCGGGAAGTACCCTTCCTTGAACCTCGGGCGGTGGCCCAGGTTCGGGGTGGTGTTGTGGTTCGAGTTCCAGATGCCCTCGTTCGAGTTAATGGAATAGCTCATGCCCTTGTACGGGGTAAGCACGTCGAACTGGACGTCGTCGAAGATGAAGAACTCCAGTTCCGGGCCCATGTAGCTCTTGTCCGCGATGCCGGTCGACTTCAGGTATGCCTCGGCCTTTGCGGCGATGTGCCGGGGGTCCCTGTCGTAGGGCTTCATGCCGCTCGGGTCCAGGACGTCGCAGGTAAGCGATATCGTGGGCTCGGCGATGAACGGGTCTACGAATGCGGAGTCCGCATCTGGTATGAGCAGCATGTCGCTATCCTCGATGCCCTGGAATCCCCGGATGCTCGAGCCGTCAAAGCCCGTGCCTTCGGTAAAAATATCATCAGTAAGCTCAGCGACCGGGTGCGTCTTATGCTGCCAGGTTCCCGGGACATCGATGAACTTATAATCGACATATTTAATCTTTTTCTCTTTAATGAGACTCTTTAACTGTTTGTTCTTTTCAGATGCCATAGAAAAATTTCACCAACTCGCCAGTTTATCAGCCGGAAGCATGCTTCCGGCTGAGAAGTATATTGCCTACTACACATATATATAAGTTATCACAAACCTGGCTCGCGGAACTAGCGAAATTACCGGTATAACTATTATCGTGGCGCAGGCCGATTTGGAGTTACAATGATATACGGGAAAATAAAGTAAATTAAAAAAGAATGGGTGTTATTCCAAAAAGCTTAAAACTTGAGCTTCTTGAATTCCTCGATATCGTAGGCCAGCCGGCCGAGCTCCTCGTCGGTGATCTCGACGCGGTTCTTGAGGACCCTCAGTTCGGCGGTGAGCTGCTTGATCCGCGTGTACATGATGAACATGACACCGAAGCAGACAATTATACCCACGCACAGTATGGCGATCAGCAGTTCAAGTAACACTTCTTCCATGTCATACGCCTCCAAATATGGACCTTGCCAGCCGGTCTATGAACGATTCACTCTTGCCATCGGCGGTCTCCATCGGTACGGCCTTCGTGCCGGCGATCTTTGCGGCCAGTTTCTTGAAGCCTTTTGCGGC
It includes:
- the glnA gene encoding type I glutamate--ammonia ligase → MASEKNKQLKSLIKEKKIKYVDYKFIDVPGTWQHKTHPVAELTDDIFTEGTGFDGSSIRGFQGIEDSDMLLIPDADSAFVDPFIAEPTISLTCDVLDPSGMKPYDRDPRHIAAKAEAYLKSTGIADKSYMGPELEFFIFDDVQFDVLTPYKGMSYSINSNEGIWNSNHNTTPNLGHRPRFKEGYFPVAPTDTQIDIRNEMVGTMMDMGMRIELHHHEVATGGQAEIGMRFNTLKKIADQTMMYKYVVKNVANRNGKTATFMPKPMYGDNGSGMHTHQSLWKNDKPLFFDKDGYGMLSKTALYYIGGLLTHAHSLLALCSPSTNSYKRLVPGYEAPVNLVFSSRNRSAAVRIPMYSDNPKTKRIEFRPPDSTCNPYLAFAAMMMAGVDGIKNKIDPTKAGFGPINKNIYHLPEAEKAKIKSVPGSLDQALNALAEDHKYLTQGGVFSEDFLDGWISYKRENEIDPVRIRPHPYEMYLYYDA
- a CDS encoding formate--phosphoribosylaminoimidazolecarboxamide ligase family protein, which produces MTDKIKKMVREFNPKKVRIGVLGSHSALEIASGAKQEKFETVVVCEKGREKTYAKYYKNLFDHIIVLDKFADIIDEKNLKKLNSLNTIFVPNRSFAVYTGYENIEEKFTVPLMGNRYMLRTEERNTPKNQLYLLKKAGILTPKTFKSPDEIDRLSIVKVTEKGRPLERAFFYASSPEEYEKQSKERIRKGLISAKDLKHAIIEEYVIGAKFNANFFWSSMTGEIDLLGFDRRIQTDLDGVLDLPAAEQLELSIPTQNIEIGHQGATMRESQLEMVFDAAERFVNTCKKEYPPGMIGLFALQGAVTKDLKFYVFDVSPRVPGCPCVEPTSPYMKYKYGMEVGPGRRVAMEIKDAMKEGRLSDVLT